One genomic segment of Nocardia spumae includes these proteins:
- a CDS encoding maleylpyruvate isomerase family mycothiol-dependent enzyme, with product MSTASLDRPELTSALSDQWDALAELTRGLDEDRWRLPSPLPGWSIFDVLAHVIGTESMLLGEPLPQVDAEVRAFDHVRNDTGAMNEVWLESLRPWRGEELLRRFTEVTDRRRAALAATDDAAWATEIQSPIGRVPYGRFMRVRLFDCWMHQLDITDALGGDPKALGTDEGGRRAELAVDEIEPFLGRVVVKRGGAPDGARITVELTGPVARNLHIRVDGRAEVVAALDRPADVVIRTSSSLFARLCGGRTRADAHPGEIEIDGDRELGTRIAANLAFTI from the coding sequence ATGAGCACAGCGTCACTCGACCGCCCCGAATTGACCAGTGCCCTCTCCGACCAGTGGGATGCGCTCGCGGAACTGACCCGCGGGCTGGACGAGGATCGCTGGCGACTGCCCTCGCCGCTGCCGGGCTGGTCGATCTTCGATGTGCTCGCCCACGTCATCGGCACCGAATCGATGCTGCTCGGTGAGCCCCTGCCGCAGGTGGATGCCGAGGTTCGCGCCTTCGACCACGTCCGCAACGACACCGGCGCCATGAACGAGGTCTGGCTGGAATCGCTGCGCCCGTGGCGCGGCGAGGAACTATTGCGACGGTTCACCGAGGTGACCGACCGCCGCCGTGCGGCCTTGGCGGCGACCGACGACGCCGCCTGGGCGACCGAGATCCAGTCCCCCATCGGCCGCGTCCCCTACGGCCGGTTCATGCGGGTGCGGCTGTTCGACTGCTGGATGCATCAACTCGACATCACCGATGCGCTCGGTGGCGATCCGAAGGCGCTGGGCACCGACGAGGGCGGGCGGCGCGCGGAGCTCGCGGTGGACGAGATCGAACCTTTCCTCGGGCGTGTGGTGGTCAAGCGCGGCGGCGCGCCGGACGGCGCCCGGATCACGGTCGAGCTGACCGGGCCGGTCGCGCGCAACCTGCACATCCGTGTGGACGGTCGCGCGGAAGTCGTTGCGGCCCTGGATCGTCCGGCCGATGTGGTGATCCGGACGAGCTCGAGCCTGTTCGCCCGCCTCTGCGGCGGCCGCACCCGGGCCGATGCCCATCCCGGCGAGATCGAGATCGACGGCGACCGCGAACTGGGCACGCGTATCGCCGCCAACCTCGCCTTCACGATCTGA
- a CDS encoding alpha/beta hydrolase, giving the protein MRTDVEFTSRGATLRGWLYRPEASGSDTALVVMTHGFAGVKEWVHPFAEVFTAAGLACLVYDHRGFGTSDGEPRYEVDAGAQIEGYRDAVTFAQGLEGIDPNRIAVWGTSYAGAHVLVVAATDRRVKAVVSQVPLTHGWETFSRLVPPTMMPAVQEAIAADRRARAAGTPHQTIKAASDDPAELVAMPGLEVYEWLMANGPQIPSWRNEVTLSSVDNFQSYAPEAFLRRVSPTPLLMVVAEQDTLTPTDLALTGYERALEPKRLELVPGGHFAVYGDQFSRAAEAARDFLTERLATG; this is encoded by the coding sequence ATGCGTACCGATGTCGAATTCACCAGTCGCGGAGCGACCTTGCGTGGCTGGCTCTACCGGCCCGAGGCCTCCGGTTCCGATACCGCCCTGGTGGTCATGACGCACGGCTTCGCGGGGGTCAAGGAATGGGTACACCCCTTCGCCGAGGTGTTCACCGCCGCCGGTCTGGCATGTCTGGTCTACGACCATCGCGGTTTCGGCACGTCCGACGGTGAACCGCGTTACGAGGTCGACGCGGGCGCGCAGATCGAAGGCTATCGCGATGCCGTCACCTTCGCCCAGGGCCTGGAAGGGATCGATCCGAACCGAATCGCGGTGTGGGGCACCAGCTATGCCGGCGCGCACGTCCTGGTCGTCGCCGCCACCGATCGCCGGGTCAAGGCCGTGGTGTCCCAGGTGCCGCTGACCCATGGCTGGGAAACCTTCAGCAGGCTGGTGCCTCCGACCATGATGCCCGCCGTGCAGGAAGCGATTGCCGCCGATCGGCGGGCGCGCGCCGCGGGCACACCGCACCAGACGATCAAGGCGGCCTCCGACGATCCGGCCGAACTCGTCGCCATGCCGGGTCTCGAGGTCTACGAGTGGCTGATGGCCAACGGCCCGCAGATTCCGAGCTGGCGTAACGAGGTCACGTTGTCGAGTGTGGACAACTTCCAGTCCTATGCGCCGGAGGCCTTCCTGCGCCGGGTGTCGCCGACGCCACTGCTGATGGTGGTCGCCGAACAGGACACGCTCACACCGACGGATCTGGCGTTGACCGGATACGAGCGGGCATTGGAGCCGAAGCGCCTCGAGCTGGTGCCCGGCGGGCACTTCGCGGTGTACGGCGATCAATTCTCCCGGGCCGCCGAAGCCGCCCGAGACTTCTTGACCGAACGCCTCGCGACCGGATGA
- a CDS encoding MFS transporter, producing the protein MSTLETRTAPTTLTATPLEHTPYPARWRVLPVVLSAMFMAMFDWFVVNVAASSLHTDLHAGESALELIVGGYGFAFASALITGGRLGDIHGHRRLFVLGMLAFAGASLLCGLAPNAWSLVAFRILQGATAALMVPQLLALINTMFPLAERPRAMAGFGATIGLGAVAGQVLGGILLDVDLFGWGWRTIFYINVPIGLAAAFLAARWLPHHEPDSRRPRLDPVGALGISAALALFLVPLTLGRPAGWPLWTWLSMAAAIPVLALTVGYENRLVRRGGEPVVDIAMVRARGFRLGLVIAGGYLTFFAGFMLCLTLMLQDGLGLSPLAAGITFAPLGLCFASSSLFLAPRVANRLGNRVMVAGTCTGLAGLTITLAVLYGFGSQVPPWALIPGMMVVGTGNGLTIPSVISAVLSSGIPAPRAGMAAGVLTTAQQFGNAIGATVLGVIFFSALGSAHSTGDYVTAMEMAGIAGLVVLAVVLGAALALPRQDR; encoded by the coding sequence GTGTCAACTCTCGAAACCCGCACCGCACCGACAACTCTCACCGCGACCCCCCTCGAGCACACGCCCTATCCGGCACGCTGGCGCGTGCTACCGGTGGTATTGAGTGCGATGTTCATGGCGATGTTCGACTGGTTCGTGGTCAATGTCGCCGCGTCGTCGCTGCACACCGATCTGCACGCCGGGGAATCGGCGCTGGAACTGATCGTCGGGGGCTACGGATTCGCCTTCGCCTCGGCGCTGATCACCGGCGGCCGTCTCGGCGACATCCACGGCCATCGACGCCTGTTCGTCCTCGGCATGCTCGCCTTCGCGGGCGCTTCGCTGCTGTGCGGACTCGCGCCGAACGCCTGGTCGCTGGTCGCCTTCCGCATTCTGCAGGGCGCGACCGCGGCGCTGATGGTCCCGCAGCTCCTGGCCTTGATCAACACCATGTTCCCGCTCGCCGAACGGCCCCGGGCAATGGCCGGATTCGGGGCGACCATCGGGCTGGGCGCGGTCGCCGGACAGGTCCTCGGCGGCATCCTGCTCGATGTCGACCTCTTCGGCTGGGGCTGGCGCACGATCTTCTACATCAATGTCCCGATCGGGCTGGCCGCGGCATTCCTGGCGGCCCGCTGGTTGCCGCACCACGAACCCGACAGCCGGCGGCCACGTCTGGACCCCGTTGGCGCCCTGGGTATCTCGGCCGCGCTCGCCTTGTTCCTGGTGCCGCTGACACTGGGCCGGCCGGCGGGCTGGCCGCTGTGGACCTGGCTCTCGATGGCCGCCGCGATTCCGGTGCTGGCGCTGACGGTGGGTTACGAGAATCGGCTCGTCCGGCGCGGCGGCGAACCGGTCGTCGACATCGCGATGGTGCGCGCCCGCGGGTTCCGCCTGGGCCTGGTCATCGCCGGCGGCTACCTGACCTTCTTCGCCGGATTCATGCTGTGCCTGACGCTGATGCTGCAGGACGGGCTCGGATTGTCACCGCTGGCGGCCGGAATCACGTTCGCACCGCTGGGCCTCTGCTTCGCGAGCAGCTCGCTGTTCCTGGCGCCGCGGGTCGCGAACCGCCTCGGCAATCGTGTCATGGTCGCCGGGACCTGCACCGGCCTGGCCGGCCTGACGATCACCCTCGCGGTGCTCTACGGGTTCGGTTCGCAGGTGCCGCCATGGGCGCTCATCCCGGGCATGATGGTCGTCGGCACCGGCAACGGCCTGACCATCCCGTCGGTGATCTCGGCGGTGCTGTCGTCGGGCATCCCCGCACCCCGGGCCGGGATGGCCGCGGGTGTGCTGACCACCGCGCAGCAGTTCGGAAATGCCATCGGCGCAACGGTTCTCGGCGTGATCTTCTTCTCGGCGCTGGGTTCGGCGCACAGCACCGGTGACTATGTCACCGCGATGGAGATGGCCGGTATCGCCGGATTGGTCGTGCTGGCCGTGGTGCTGGGCGCCGCGCTGGCACTGCCCCGGCAGGACCGATGA
- a CDS encoding GNAT family N-acetyltransferase: MTTRLEHNTAATRYEIYIDDTLAGYADYTETAEGGKRIRDLNHTLTFPEFRGRGVAGQLVEYALTDCRAAGFAVVPTCWYVEQYIGDHREYADLVA, encoded by the coding sequence ATGACGACCAGGCTCGAGCACAATACGGCCGCCACCCGGTACGAGATCTACATCGATGACACCCTCGCCGGCTACGCGGACTACACCGAGACCGCCGAGGGCGGGAAGCGGATCCGGGATCTCAACCACACGCTCACTTTCCCGGAGTTCCGCGGTCGCGGGGTGGCGGGACAGCTGGTCGAGTACGCGCTCACCGATTGCCGCGCAGCCGGATTCGCCGTCGTGCCGACCTGCTGGTACGTCGAGCAATACATCGGCGACCACCGCGAGTACGCCGATCTGGTCGCCTAG
- a CDS encoding FAD-binding oxidoreductase: MVVTDPDILAGYRHDRALDPQAGIPAALVRPLTTAQVATVVGWAHEHRVPLVPRGAGTGLSGGATAQDGALLLGTERMREITVDPVTRTAITQPGLLNAEVKRAAAEHGLWYPPDPSSFEICSIGGNAATNAGGLCCVKYGVTTDYILGMEVVLADGSVVRLGGPRLKDSAGLSLTKLFVGSEGTLGIITELTLRLLPAQPQQSTVVATFSTLTAATAAIETITASLRPSMLEFMDAVAINAVEDEMRMGLDRAAAAMLVARSDAPGEFRSREAELIAEACAGAGATEVFRTEDPEEGEAFCAARRFAIPAVERKGPLLLEDVGVPLPRLGDLVTGIAEIAERRRVLISVIAHAGDGNTHPLIVHDPADPDETARAHQAFGEIMDLAIALGGTITGEHGVGRLKKAWLPDQVGPEVMELTRRIKDALDPHGILNPGAVL; the protein is encoded by the coding sequence ATGGTCGTCACCGATCCCGACATCCTCGCCGGGTACCGCCACGACCGCGCACTGGATCCACAGGCCGGCATCCCGGCCGCTCTGGTCCGGCCGCTGACCACCGCCCAGGTGGCCACCGTGGTCGGCTGGGCGCACGAGCATCGCGTCCCGCTCGTTCCGCGCGGCGCCGGAACCGGTCTGTCCGGCGGGGCGACGGCCCAGGACGGCGCACTACTGCTCGGCACCGAGCGGATGCGCGAGATCACCGTCGATCCCGTGACCCGCACCGCCATCACCCAACCGGGCCTACTGAACGCCGAGGTGAAGCGGGCCGCCGCCGAACACGGGCTCTGGTACCCGCCGGATCCGTCATCGTTCGAGATCTGTTCGATCGGCGGCAACGCGGCCACCAACGCCGGCGGACTGTGCTGTGTGAAGTACGGGGTCACCACCGACTACATCCTCGGAATGGAAGTGGTCCTCGCGGACGGGTCTGTCGTGCGTCTCGGCGGGCCGCGGCTGAAGGATTCCGCCGGTCTGTCGCTGACCAAACTGTTCGTCGGCAGCGAGGGCACCCTCGGCATCATCACCGAACTCACGCTGCGACTGCTGCCCGCCCAGCCCCAGCAGAGCACCGTTGTCGCAACGTTTTCCACGCTCACCGCCGCCACCGCGGCGATCGAGACCATCACGGCGTCCCTGCGCCCGTCGATGCTGGAGTTCATGGACGCGGTAGCGATCAACGCCGTCGAGGACGAGATGCGGATGGGCCTGGATCGCGCGGCCGCCGCCATGCTGGTGGCCCGCTCCGACGCCCCCGGCGAATTCCGCAGCCGGGAAGCCGAACTCATCGCCGAGGCGTGTGCGGGCGCCGGCGCCACCGAGGTATTCCGCACCGAGGATCCCGAGGAGGGCGAAGCGTTCTGCGCCGCACGCCGATTCGCGATTCCGGCGGTGGAGCGCAAGGGCCCGCTGCTGCTCGAGGACGTCGGCGTGCCGCTGCCCCGGCTCGGCGATCTGGTCACCGGGATCGCCGAGATCGCCGAGCGGCGCCGGGTGCTGATCTCGGTGATCGCCCACGCGGGCGACGGCAACACCCACCCGCTGATCGTGCACGACCCCGCCGATCCGGACGAGACCGCGCGGGCGCATCAGGCCTTCGGCGAGATCATGGACCTGGCAATCGCACTGGGCGGCACGATCACCGGCGAACACGGCGTCGGGCGGCTGAAGAAGGCCTGGTTGCCCGATCAGGTCGGCCCGGAGGTGATGGAGCTGACCCGCCGCATCAAGGACGCGCTCGACCCGCACGGCATTCTCAACCCGGGCGCGGTGCTGTGA
- a CDS encoding winged helix-turn-helix transcriptional regulator, with protein sequence MSDRRYFCPVEVTVDLIGGKWKPVILAHLKEGVRRYGQLRRAMPSTSEKMLIQQLRELESDGLIRRTEFDTVPARVEYDLTPEGMSLTPVLTALYEWGEQRCERMGITTG encoded by the coding sequence GTGTCGGACAGGCGGTACTTCTGCCCGGTGGAGGTCACCGTCGATCTGATCGGCGGGAAGTGGAAGCCGGTGATTCTGGCGCACCTGAAGGAAGGGGTGCGCCGGTACGGGCAACTGCGCCGGGCGATGCCCTCGACCAGTGAGAAGATGCTGATTCAGCAGCTGCGCGAACTGGAATCCGACGGTCTGATCCGGCGCACCGAATTCGATACCGTGCCGGCCCGGGTGGAATACGACCTGACGCCGGAGGGAATGAGTTTGACCCCGGTGCTCACCGCGCTGTACGAGTGGGGCGAGCAGCGGTGCGAGCGGATGGGGATCACCACGGGCTGA
- a CDS encoding TetR family transcriptional regulator yields the protein MKKSRGGGTAVDHALRLFAEQGYEATTVDEIAEAAGISRRTFFRQFRSKEDVVFADHEEQLARAQAYLAAAQGDPWDAVREAVVGIFERFTETRELAARRYRVVRQAPALRDREIVTVFRYERLFTDYLRSRLPEVADLALIQFSAAVTATHNYLLRRMVRGESEATAADLRAAVRAIAPGGPAGTPAEMVVAVFPRDMPARQAAELLADRLGNL from the coding sequence GTGAAGAAGTCCCGAGGAGGCGGTACCGCGGTCGATCACGCGTTGCGGTTGTTCGCCGAGCAGGGGTACGAGGCGACGACGGTGGACGAGATCGCGGAGGCGGCGGGGATCTCGCGGCGGACCTTCTTCCGGCAGTTCCGGTCGAAGGAGGATGTGGTGTTCGCCGATCACGAGGAGCAGCTCGCCCGGGCGCAGGCGTATCTGGCCGCGGCACAGGGCGATCCGTGGGATGCCGTGCGCGAGGCCGTGGTGGGGATCTTCGAGCGGTTCACCGAGACCAGAGAGCTGGCCGCGCGCCGCTACCGGGTCGTGCGTCAGGCCCCGGCGCTGCGGGACCGCGAGATCGTGACCGTGTTCCGCTACGAGCGGTTGTTCACCGACTATCTGCGGTCCCGGCTGCCGGAGGTGGCCGATCTGGCGTTGATCCAGTTCAGCGCCGCCGTCACCGCCACCCACAACTATCTGCTGCGCCGGATGGTGCGCGGGGAGTCGGAGGCGACCGCGGCGGATCTGCGTGCCGCGGTGCGGGCGATCGCGCCCGGTGGTCCGGCCGGGACGCCGGCGGAGATGGTGGTGGCGGTGTTCCCGCGGGACATGCCCGCGCGGCAGGCCGCCGAGCTGCTGGCCGACCGTCTCGGTAATCTGTGA
- a CDS encoding acyl-CoA dehydrogenase codes for MAGNPDFDLFKLDDIHNELREAIRGLAEKEIAPHAKDVDGNARFPQEALSALNAAGFNAVHVPETYGGQGADSVATCIVIEEVARVCGSSSLIPAVNKLGTMGLILQGSEELKQKVLPDLVDGKMASYCLSEREAGSDAASMRTRAKRDGDDWVINGSKCWITNGGQSTWYTVMAVTDPDKGANGISAFMVHKDDEGFVVGPLEHKLGIKGSPTAELYFENCRIPGDRIIGAEGTGFKTALQTLDHTRPTIGAQAVGLAQGALDAAIAYTKDRKQFGKAIADFQNTQFMLADMAMKVEAARLMVYTSAARAERGEKNLGFISAASKCFASDVAMEVTTNAVQLFGGAGYTTDFPVERMMRDAKITQIYEGTNQIQRLVMSRQLLR; via the coding sequence ATGGCGGGCAACCCCGATTTCGATCTCTTCAAGCTGGACGACATCCACAACGAGCTGCGCGAGGCGATTCGCGGCCTGGCCGAGAAGGAGATCGCCCCGCACGCGAAGGATGTCGACGGCAACGCCCGGTTCCCGCAGGAGGCCCTGAGCGCGCTGAACGCCGCGGGCTTCAACGCCGTGCACGTGCCCGAGACCTACGGCGGCCAGGGTGCCGACTCGGTCGCCACCTGCATCGTCATCGAGGAGGTCGCGCGGGTCTGTGGTTCGTCCTCGCTGATCCCGGCGGTGAACAAGCTCGGCACCATGGGGCTGATCCTGCAGGGCTCCGAGGAGCTCAAGCAGAAGGTGCTGCCCGACCTCGTCGACGGCAAGATGGCCTCCTACTGCCTGTCCGAGCGCGAGGCGGGTTCGGATGCCGCCTCCATGCGTACCCGCGCCAAGCGCGACGGCGACGACTGGGTGATCAACGGCTCCAAGTGCTGGATCACCAACGGCGGCCAGTCCACCTGGTACACCGTGATGGCCGTGACCGATCCGGACAAGGGTGCCAACGGCATCTCCGCGTTCATGGTCCACAAGGACGACGAGGGCTTCGTGGTCGGCCCGCTCGAGCACAAGCTGGGTATCAAGGGTTCGCCGACCGCCGAGCTGTACTTCGAGAACTGCCGCATCCCGGGTGACCGGATCATCGGCGCCGAGGGCACCGGTTTCAAGACCGCGCTGCAGACCCTCGACCACACCCGTCCCACCATCGGCGCGCAGGCCGTGGGTCTGGCCCAGGGTGCGCTGGACGCCGCGATCGCCTACACGAAGGATCGCAAGCAGTTCGGCAAGGCCATCGCCGATTTCCAGAACACTCAGTTCATGCTCGCCGATATGGCGATGAAGGTGGAGGCCGCGCGCTTGATGGTCTACACCTCGGCCGCCCGCGCCGAGCGTGGTGAGAAGAACCTGGGCTTCATCTCCGCGGCGTCCAAGTGCTTCGCCTCCGATGTCGCCATGGAGGTGACCACCAACGCGGTGCAGCTGTTCGGTGGCGCCGGCTACACCACCGACTTCCCGGTGGAGCGGATGATGCGCGATGCCAAGATCACCCAGATCTACGAGGGCACCAACCAGATTCAGCGTCTGGTGATGTCGCGGCAGCTGCTGCGGTGA
- a CDS encoding GroES family chaperonin: MSDAQLEIQMLHDRIMVRVSAEEGERRSSGGILIPATAQVAKRLSWGEVSGVGSHVRSVTVGDRVLFSAEDQFEVEVQGQAYLVLRERDLHAVANERPEHGTGLYL; encoded by the coding sequence GTGTCCGATGCCCAGCTCGAGATCCAGATGCTCCACGACCGGATCATGGTTCGCGTGTCCGCCGAAGAAGGCGAACGGCGCAGCAGCGGCGGCATTCTCATACCCGCCACCGCGCAGGTCGCCAAGCGGTTGAGCTGGGGTGAGGTCAGCGGTGTGGGATCGCATGTGCGCAGCGTGACCGTCGGTGACCGGGTCCTGTTCAGCGCCGAGGACCAGTTCGAGGTCGAGGTACAGGGGCAGGCGTACCTGGTGTTGCGTGAGCGCGATCTGCACGCGGTGGCCAACGAACGACCCGAACACGGCACCGGCCTCTATCTCTGA
- the purE gene encoding 5-(carboxyamino)imidazole ribonucleotide mutase, producing the protein MSDVAQVGLIMGSDSDWPTMEAAAEALAEFGIRFEVGVVSAHRTPQRMLDYARDAAGRGVKVIIAGAGGAAHLPGMVASATALPVIGVPVPLKYLDGMDSLLSIVQMPAGVPVATVSIGGARNAGLLAVRILAAADPRLRARMEQFQADLEKLVLDKDEALRTRLLG; encoded by the coding sequence ATGAGTGATGTAGCGCAGGTCGGCCTGATCATGGGCAGCGATTCCGACTGGCCCACCATGGAGGCCGCGGCGGAGGCCCTGGCGGAGTTCGGGATTCGCTTCGAGGTGGGTGTGGTCTCGGCGCATCGCACCCCGCAGCGGATGCTCGACTACGCCCGCGACGCCGCCGGCCGGGGTGTCAAGGTCATCATCGCCGGTGCCGGCGGCGCCGCCCACCTGCCCGGAATGGTCGCCTCCGCCACCGCGCTCCCGGTGATCGGCGTCCCGGTCCCGCTGAAGTACCTCGACGGCATGGACTCACTGCTGTCGATCGTGCAGATGCCCGCGGGTGTCCCGGTCGCCACCGTCTCCATCGGCGGCGCCCGCAACGCGGGACTGCTCGCGGTCCGCATCCTCGCCGCCGCCGACCCGCGACTGCGCGCTCGCATGGAACAGTTCCAGGCCGACCTGGAAAAGCTGGTCCTGGACAAGGACGAAGCCCTGCGCACCCGCCTGCTGGGATGA
- a CDS encoding Type 1 glutamine amidotransferase-like domain-containing protein, protein MRLFLSSYRFGAHYDRFAELVGGPGRIAVVPNACDAWPRAWSGAVTSDLTPLRRAGFRPEVLDLRDYLGRPAELERAIRAFDALWVRGGNTFVLRAQCARSGADGVLRTILADDAVAYAGYSAGACLLTPDLHGLEEADDPAEVPAACGIAARWDGLGVVDRAIVPHIDSPGTDPDGHGNRLAARLRATGIAHWALTDDDAVVVDGERTRVLSRSD, encoded by the coding sequence GTGCGGCTGTTCTTGTCCAGCTACCGATTCGGCGCCCACTACGACCGGTTCGCCGAGCTGGTCGGCGGCCCCGGCCGCATCGCGGTGGTACCGAATGCCTGCGATGCCTGGCCCCGCGCCTGGTCCGGCGCCGTGACCAGCGACCTGACTCCGTTGCGCCGCGCGGGATTTCGCCCCGAGGTCCTCGATCTGCGCGACTATCTCGGCCGCCCGGCCGAGCTCGAACGCGCGATCCGCGCGTTCGACGCGCTGTGGGTGCGCGGCGGTAACACCTTCGTGCTGCGTGCCCAATGCGCCCGCAGCGGTGCGGACGGGGTGCTGCGCACGATCCTGGCCGACGACGCGGTGGCCTATGCCGGCTACAGCGCCGGCGCCTGCCTACTCACCCCGGATCTGCACGGCCTCGAGGAGGCCGACGACCCCGCCGAGGTACCGGCCGCGTGCGGTATCGCGGCCCGTTGGGACGGTCTCGGCGTGGTCGATCGCGCGATCGTCCCCCACATCGATTCACCGGGTACCGATCCGGACGGTCACGGCAATCGACTGGCGGCCCGGCTGCGGGCGACCGGCATCGCGCATTGGGCACTCACCGACGACGACGCCGTTGTCGTCGACGGTGAGCGGACTCGGGTCCTGAGCCGATCGGATTAG
- a CDS encoding TetR family transcriptional regulator, with protein sequence MPPRDPEATKARIFEAATEEFAAYGIAGARVDRIARNAKANKQLIYAYFGDKRQLFEQVLEQAMLDVAAAVSTDIDDIDAWVDAHIAYHREHPEFLRLQMWEALEIAPEQVTAGAARARRYRDKIEKVDAAQERGVLRRDMPAGYLLTMLTGLINYQQALPQSRRFVVGAPDDPEELRRWLRDAARRIVAPAPGDDR encoded by the coding sequence ATGCCCCCACGTGATCCCGAGGCCACCAAGGCCCGCATCTTCGAGGCGGCGACCGAGGAATTCGCGGCCTACGGGATCGCCGGCGCCCGCGTCGACCGGATCGCCCGCAACGCCAAGGCCAACAAACAGCTGATCTACGCCTACTTCGGCGATAAGCGGCAGCTGTTCGAGCAGGTGCTCGAGCAGGCGATGCTGGATGTGGCCGCGGCGGTGTCGACCGATATCGACGATATCGATGCGTGGGTGGACGCCCATATCGCCTATCACCGCGAGCATCCGGAATTCCTGCGATTGCAGATGTGGGAGGCGCTCGAGATCGCGCCCGAGCAGGTCACCGCCGGTGCGGCGCGCGCCCGGCGCTACCGGGACAAGATCGAGAAGGTCGATGCCGCCCAGGAGCGGGGTGTGCTGCGCCGCGATATGCCGGCCGGATATCTGCTGACGATGCTGACCGGGTTGATCAACTATCAGCAGGCGCTGCCGCAGTCGCGCCGGTTCGTCGTGGGCGCACCGGACGATCCCGAAGAACTGCGGCGCTGGCTGCGCGATGCCGCGCGGCGCATCGTCGCCCCCGCGCCGGGCGACGATCGCTGA
- a CDS encoding TetR/AcrR family transcriptional regulator has protein sequence MSDVNGPSRVGRPRDRGLDVALLSAAAELIIDRGYGALTLQAVADAAATSRPALYRRFADRAELVLALLVDRFGLRPGAEDLGGIEAEMFAIQRHQVELFTDPVLRNALPGLLEELSGSPDLAARFHAQFLEPRRVSTASILDRAVARGEIEAGTDPEWICDLITGPMLIRAVVPTLGPIDEQLVRWTVRSALDAVGYRGDRQMCG, from the coding sequence ATGTCGGACGTCAACGGTCCCAGCCGGGTGGGTCGCCCCCGCGATCGCGGGCTGGATGTGGCCCTGCTGTCCGCTGCCGCGGAACTGATCATCGACCGCGGATACGGCGCACTCACTCTGCAGGCGGTGGCCGATGCGGCCGCGACCAGTCGTCCGGCGCTGTATCGGCGCTTCGCCGATCGCGCCGAACTGGTGCTGGCCCTGCTGGTCGATCGCTTCGGGTTGCGGCCCGGCGCCGAGGATCTGGGCGGGATCGAGGCGGAGATGTTCGCCATTCAACGCCACCAGGTGGAGTTGTTCACCGATCCCGTCCTGCGCAACGCGTTGCCCGGGCTCCTGGAGGAACTGTCGGGCAGTCCGGATCTGGCGGCTCGATTTCACGCCCAGTTCCTCGAACCTCGGCGGGTCTCGACGGCGTCGATTCTCGACCGAGCGGTGGCTCGGGGGGAGATCGAGGCGGGTACCGATCCGGAGTGGATCTGCGATCTGATCACCGGACCGATGCTGATCCGGGCGGTCGTCCCGACCCTCGGGCCGATCGATGAACAGCTGGTGCGTTGGACGGTTCGTTCGGCACTCGACGCGGTCGGCTATCGCGGCGATCGACAAATGTGTGGTTGA
- a CDS encoding cysteine hydrolase, whose protein sequence is MRYGFGLDIPVTVADACDPARTAVLIYDMQAGIVGQLADGPRVVDACVRLRDIARAGGFRVFYTRHMSLPPAVSGVSQLRTAMAWQRVDDPAAVRSAFPQGSPQYELVPELTPGPDEVVFDKITMSAFAATPLDIALRDLGIDSVLIAGIALEVGIEPTVRHAIDLGYLPITVTDACGAGHPEAAERSYAAMAFSGGSLTTDIDTLAAEIAARG, encoded by the coding sequence ATGCGATACGGATTCGGACTCGACATCCCGGTGACCGTGGCCGATGCCTGTGATCCGGCCCGCACCGCGGTCCTGATCTACGACATGCAGGCCGGTATCGTCGGCCAGCTGGCGGACGGACCGCGGGTCGTCGACGCCTGTGTGCGGCTACGGGATATCGCGCGGGCAGGCGGTTTCCGCGTGTTCTACACCCGGCACATGTCGCTGCCACCGGCCGTGTCGGGGGTATCGCAGCTGCGGACCGCGATGGCCTGGCAGCGCGTCGACGACCCGGCGGCGGTCCGTTCGGCGTTCCCGCAGGGATCACCGCAATACGAGTTGGTCCCGGAGTTGACGCCCGGACCGGACGAGGTGGTCTTCGACAAGATCACGATGTCGGCGTTCGCGGCGACTCCACTGGATATCGCTCTGCGCGATCTGGGTATCGATTCCGTGCTGATCGCGGGTATCGCCCTCGAGGTCGGCATCGAGCCGACGGTACGACACGCCATCGACCTCGGATACCTGCCGATCACGGTCACCGACGCCTGCGGGGCCGGACATCCGGAGGCGGCCGAAAGATCCTATGCCGCAATGGCTTTCTCCGGCGGATCACTCACCACCGATATCGACACGCTCGCCGCGGAGATCGCCGCGCGCGGGTAA